CCATGTAAACTGTCATTAGAGTTCCATAATAAGTACAGACAGTGACCAGGTGGGAGCTGCAGGTGGAGAAGGCCTTTCTTCTTCCATAAGCAGAAGATATCTTCAGGACAGTGTAAGAAATGCAAAGATAAGTTATGATTAtaaaaacaaatggaaaaaatagCATAAACATTGAATTAATAAAGTCTTGTAGCATCAAACCAGATGTGTCTGAGGTGGACAACCCTACAACTGGTCCAAAATCACAAAAGAAATGGTCAATGTAATTAAGGTTACAAAAACTTAATTGAGACACAAAAATCATTTCACTTGATGTTACCAAGGTGTCCAAGAACCAAGAACCAGCAACAAGCTGCAGGCAAACACGAGGGTTCATAAGGGAAGAATATCGTAATGGGCTACAAATAGCAATAAATCGATCAATGGACATGGCAGCAATAAGAAAACATTGCACTAATCCGAAAATACCAAAACACCATATCTGGACAATGCATTCAGTAACTGACAGTTTTCCTTCTTCGAATAATGTAATGTCCAGAATCCGAGGCACAACACTACTGGTAAAGAGAACATCAGCTGTAGCTAAAtgtttaagaaaaaaatacattgggATTTTAAGATGGTGAACAGTAGTCACCAAAACGATAATGAGAAGGTTGCCACAAAGTATCATTAGGTAAATTAAAAGAAACCCAATAAATAATAGAGCTTTACATTTATGAAGAACTTGAAATCCAAGTAACCGAATCTGAGTAACTTGAGTCTGATTAGCTTCACACATGATTAGAGCTATGACTGAGACCAATTAGTATGTACTTTCTGAACTCTAGGCCACGGAATGATGTGCAAACCTGATGTGTTTCAGAGTTTATGATACATAACAAAAATGTTTATAGAGGAATTGGATGTTTACCTACCTTTTTCAGATGTGCACATTacctctgaaaataaaaatgaaacaaaCTGAGTATACAGCAACAATATATGTAAACATTTTAGTAAGTAGTTTCTAGTGTTTCATTATCCCCAACCAGAGAGTCAAATAGCACCTTGTACTTCATtagcctgtttttgtttttttttgtttttttttctattgttgaGGGTAGGTGGCACTTTGTGTAATGTGCTGTCATTAATTTGTATGGCTGTAACAATTAGTGTCAACAGGATAACAGATTTctcattatgtggtgatctgcagtatcaccaataatacagatactatatctgattatatggtgatctgcagaatcaccaacgatACAGATATAGTAAGCAAATGGCGTGTAAGATCTGACGAAGGTCActagctttattgcacaa
This DNA window, taken from Hyperolius riggenbachi isolate aHypRig1 chromosome 3, aHypRig1.pri, whole genome shotgun sequence, encodes the following:
- the LOC137561979 gene encoding putative olfactory receptor 5AK3; the encoded protein is MCEANQTQVTQIRLLGFQVLHKCKALLFIGFLLIYLMILCGNLLIIVLVTTVHHLKIPMYFFLKHLATADVLFTSSVVPRILDITLFEEGKLSVTECIVQIWCFGIFGLVQCFLIAAMSIDRFIAICSPLRYSSLMNPRVCLQLVAGSWFLDTLVTSSEMIFVSQLSFCNLNYIDHFFCDFGPVVGLSTSDTSGLMLQDFINSMFMLFFPFVFIIITYLCISYTVLKISSAYGRRKAFSTCSSHLVTVCTYYGTLMTVYMVPTDNSKVNINKYRSILYIVVTPLMNPIIYSLRNQEIKRALLKLMNIVRLGSYYV